Below is a genomic region from Zeugodacus cucurbitae isolate PBARC_wt_2022May chromosome X, idZeuCucr1.2, whole genome shotgun sequence.
tcgttgttccaactcctttttaagttgtggtatctttaaatcgttgaacttaaccattatctcctatggaaatttatttgtcaatcccacttctgacaccaattgtaacggatttccaaaatctgtcgtttactctaaaactctaccttgagttcgatcactggattgtcaaataaaagtcactgtttaatggttatacacttatctttatttctaatttaacaaatttaacactttattactcgttgtacaagtttacaacttcttacttctaatatcttgcactttactcggcaactctctaattagaactgtgtcttgctgtcagtccggcagcccttatatacccgattgttagcaagttatcgtcactcgaacattctggcaacgacgaatatcgatgtctggataaatctggcaagttatcgatttcgttattgattctagtttattctagcatacatgttcgtcacaatattatttgtggtagagttatacgaatctatgacttccaatattctaaatttaagaaaaaatcacatacaatccgtgaaataaatgaagttatgtacatacataaggtCAGACatataagcaatgctgccactcttttccagtaaatcttcctcgaatttgggagatttcagaggaatttatgaaacgcagagttgatttctgcatgtatatcctaaatgcaaaaaaaaaatttcatttatttgcatttaggtatagaattttgtatggctaatgccgggtttcacagtccatacttaagtattgttgcaaactgagtagtcgtttgcgtttcacagtcaatgcttaatttctataaaattttattatgatatggcatcgttatgggcaacatatgttttacaaatgtcattcataaaaatatgtttgaaatatttaaattataacagacaatacataaatttgcgaggaaaattatatcaaaaattgatgaaaacaacaaaagaaccccaaatttcatcactagcgagtcggagcacctatgggaactgaaggaaaagtataagctgttattgactgcaaacgaacggacacttgcccttcgctacgaaagatgtcgctgaaaattcaaggcaaattcaaaacaaaaatcagctgttatttaagcatcaaatctatttgtgttagctcgagacaggttaaccaaaaatattgtgcatcaattagtgctaagttaaattaaaatgtttataattcaaaaaaataaatactactattaaaaattaagaattatctatccaaagattataaaattaaatgttacatgttatcaactaacaattttgttaaaaacttgaatataaaatcaaaaatgaactattttatgaaaatttgtgcttattatcaactctacgaaaattttcatcaataattttaaaaattttgacctcaagttcaaatctcaatcccgtggatttttataccagatatatactaaggtttccgtctttattcataaataataatttcactgtagtgaatagtttactacaacacagcaaatctaaaagtgaggaaatgttcattctgagaattcgaatgattcaaaccgatttatcgtttaagttcaaaattttacagtttcatatgtacatacataggtatctatgtgtcatgttagcgtgttggagagccatcttctttatttgtttacacgctacacaacaaaacaaagaacgaacttcgccaaaaatatttaaattgatcagagatccctgaatatattaacattccatacaaataaatggccttgaacagagttcaaaaagcgttttaactatttcaaataaaaattgggcggggcgaagtttgccgggtcagctagtaaatatataaaaatcacgtgtcacgttgtttgttttcgatcgactcctaaactactgaaccgattttaatgaaatttttaacactgtgtgcagtttggtccgacttgaaagataggaaagtttataactctccttatagtcgcattatttatttattgcaaattatttgtttattaatagcaaagagctatccaccagttggtggcgctaagtgcgctatgttacagtagatggcgctacatttctttctaaattttcatggatttaggctgacacaaaagctgccacttgctaaaaacattaaatgaaaatgcgttgtttgaagtttatattatttgtggtaaagttatacgaatctatgacttccaatattctgaatttaagaaaaaattacatacaatccgtgaaataaataaagttatgtacatatgtatggtcagacaaataagcaatgctgccactcttttccagtaaatattcctcgaatttgggagatttcagaggaatttaggagaTCACAGAGTtaatttctgcatgtatttcctaaatgcaaaaaaaaatttcatttatttgcatttaggtatagaattttgtatggctaatgcccggtttcacagtccatacttaagttgtgcctaaataaaatcttagctaagtattgttgcaaactgagtagtcgttggcgtttcacagtcaatgcttaatttctataaaattttattatgatatatggcaacgttatgggcaacatatgttttacaaatgtcattcataaaaatatgtttgaaatatttaaattataacagacaatacataaatttgcgaggaaaattatatcaaaaattgatgaatacaacaaaagaaccccaaatttcatcactagcgagtcggagcacctatgggaactgaaggaaaagtataagctgttattgagtgcaaacgatcggacacttgccctacgctccGAAAGacgtcgctgaaaattcaaagcaaattcaaaacaaaaatcagctgttatttaagcattgattaagcctcccattttcagttaagcataagtatgaactgtaaaatactattttcctgttttatcttaagcacaacataagtatggagttcatttggagttaaatttagagctatatgtgctattgcactagatggcgctacattagaatacatttattgacacttatttgtgatactaacggctgacgttgtaaggtaattgaataagtgcgctgtattaggctagatggcgctatagaagcagatgctgttatattaaaagtccaaacgtttattttagctaaaatttattaaacgtaaaacgtgtgtttaaaatttaccatttattaaacgtaaaacgtgtgtttaaaatttatcagactctaACGTTGGCGCAGTACTTAATTTCTCCTTCAGAGTTTGGAAGGCCAATTCTTGTTCTTCATTCCATTCAAAGGCTCTGTTCTTCTTCGTGAGTTCATGGAGGCTACTAGCTACGCTGGCAAAATTTGGAACGAATCGTCGGTAATACGTACACAGTCCAAGGAAACTGCGCAATTCATGTAAATTTTTAGGTCTGGGCCAATCCTTTACTGCCTCTATCTTTTCCTGAGCTGTACAAATGCCCTTCGCAGTCACTTTGTGTCCTAAATAGCTCACTTCCATCTTGAACAGAGAACACTTCTTTGGGCTCAGTTTTAAACCAGCGCTGGCTATACGTTGAAAAAcctcttccaaatttttgagaTGCTCATCAAAGCTTTTACCCAACACGATGATATCGTCTAGGTACACCAAACATGTCTTCCAGTGCAATCCTTTTAACACTTGGTCCATAAGCCTCTCAAAAGTGGCAGGAGCGTTACATAACCCAAAGGGCATTACAGTGAATTGCCATAGACCATCTCCAACGCTGAAAGCCGTCTTTTCTTTGTCTTCTTCGTTTACTTCCACTTGCCAATAGCCACTTTTCAAATCGAGTGTTGAGAACCAATTCGTGCCTGATAGTGAGTCTAGGGTGTCATCTATTCTATGTAATGTATAACTGTCTTTCTTCGTGACATCATTCAACTTTCTGTAGTCCACGCAAAACCTCATGTTACCATCTTTCTTCTTCACAAGTACTACAGGTGAACTCCATGGACTCGATGATGGTTCAATTATGCCGCTATCGCTCATTTCACGTATGGTCTGGCTTACAACTTCACGTTTGGCTAATGGAACGCTGCGAGGAGTCTGGCGGATTGGTCTTGCATCTCCGGTGTTGATGGAATGTTTCACAATTTTGGTTCTACCTGGTTTGGATTCATCTATGTCGAATATGATGGAGTATCTGAGAAGAAGTAGTTTGGCCTTCTTTTTATGGTTTACTTCAAGTTCCTTGGTCCATGCATTAATCTCGTTTGAAATATCGTTCTTACAACTAGAATTATCCTCAAAATCtgtttcgcaatttattacggCCTCAATCTCCTGACACTGTCCTAATATAGCTCCTTTGGAGACTGTGACTGGTGACTTACACTCATTAAGGACTCTTACTGGAACTCTTTTGTCTTGCCGTGTCATAGCCAGGGTTTTTCCTATAAGTACGTTTGGTATAGATTCTTTTGTGCCTTCAACAACCCACAACGTGTCCGTCCCATAGTCTCCATCTATTTCTGCCCAAATAATTGCTTCTGATTTTGGTGGaattttctgattttctgttATTAACACTTGTCTAACGTTGCATTTGTTATCATAACCAAACATAAGAGGCACTTCCAtattggtataagtcataaCTTTGTTTTCCATGTCTAATTTGATTCCTTTACTGGCTAGAAAGTCTACTCCAATTATGACTTCGTCGACGATATCTGCCACTATAAAGTTATGTAACACGGCTATTTTTCCTATTCCAATTTCGCACGTTACTTCTCCGAAAACTTGAGCATCATCTCCAGTTGCAGTACGTAACTTTGCACCAGCTAGTGGTTTTACTTCCTTGTTAACTAGATCCGATCgaattatggaatgtgttgcTCCCGTATCCACAGTCAGAATGCGCTTTTTACCATCCACGCTTCCACTAACGGTAACGTTGttcgtatttctatttatttgagagACAGAGATTACGGGGCATTCACTTGAGGGAGCCAGCACGCGCCCCTTCCGACTGGCTCGCTTTAGTTTAACGATTGGGTGCTTTTCAGAGTTGGTTGGTCTTCTTCTGCTTTGCGTTTCCGTCCGGATAGGTAATTGGGTCGATTCGATTCCATATTACAATTTCGTGCAATATGTCCGCCTTTCCCgcagttgaagcatttaacCACACCATCATTTTTCTTACGTGTTTCTCCAGATTTCTCcaacattttatgcatttcttccaaaaatttctTCGTCCAGGCAGGCTCTTCTATTTCTACACGATGAGCTTTAAATGTTCTGTTACTAAGTAAAGAGGCAGTTTCGTGCGTAAGAGCAAAAGACACTGTTTCTGCAAATGTCGATTTTGGGCATGCTAGTGCAGAATAGCGCGTATTCTCGTCTCGTATACCATTAACGAAACTGTGGATTTTTATATCCTCTATATATTCTGCGGACTTATGCGCATAAGCCAAGTGAGCTAACCTTTCCACTTCCGTAGCAAATTCTTGCAGAGACTCGCTAGCTTTTTGTTTGCGATTTTGCAGTtcgatttggaaaatttgtctcCGGTGCTCACTTCCATACCGTCTTTCTACAGCAGCCATCAACGCTTCGTAACTGCTTGACTCGCAATTGGGTATAGTTTGTAGAATTTCCGCAGCAGCCCCTTTTAAAGCCACGAACAATTGGGCAACTTTGTCTTCCGCATTCCATTTATTCGTATCTGCCGTCTTTTCAAAttggagtttgaaaatctggaacGGAGTTGTGCCGTCAAATGATGGAGTGTTGACTTTGACAGAACTTGTTGAGACCATTGGTCGATTTAGTTGCAGGTCACGGAGACGATCTTTCAGTTCTTCCACATCAGCTTTAACTTTATCTTGCTCTTCTGAAATCTGCGTTTTTAGTTCCTGCATTTGTGAGGACACTTGTGATACACGTGCGTCCTGTTCTTTCAACTGTACTGTTACTTGTGCTGATATATGCTCTGTTATTTGGGACAACTTCGTTGTTAAGCGTGTTTCCTGTTCTTCCAGTCGCGT
It encodes:
- the LOC128922969 gene encoding uncharacterized protein LOC128922969, yielding MEEENINVDEFVFESLLEESTTKIEEKEDTLCSSGVLDMNKLLSVISSQFQAQSLEIKEMKSQFEAQDARWATRLEEQETRLTTKLSQITEHISAQVTVQLKEQDARVSQVSSQMQELKTQISEEQDKVKADVEELKDRLRDLQLNRPMVSTSSVKVNTPSFDGTTPFQIFKLQFEKTADTNKWNAEDKVAQLFVALKGAAAEILQTIPNCESSSYEALMAAVERRYGSEHRRQIFQIELQNRKQKASESLQEFATEVERLAHLAYAHKSAEYIEDIKIHSFVNGIRDENTRYSALACPKSTFAETVSFALTHETASLLSNRTFKAHRVEIEEPAWTKKFLEEMHKMLEKSGETRKKNDGVVKCFNCGKGGHIARNCNMESNRPNYLSGRKRKAEEDQPTLKSTQSLN